One window of Quercus robur chromosome 5, dhQueRobu3.1, whole genome shotgun sequence genomic DNA carries:
- the LOC126726130 gene encoding transcription factor TCP4-like: MQGHYDQHVQQQSQPNRAPHGRTRYTHRARALKERSKSTKGGEVVEVNGGHIAQAIGRKDRHSKVSTSKGPRDRRLRLAAHTAIQFYDVQDRLGFDRPSKAIDWLMEKAKAAIEALATANSSSLPNQNSTSAMNSAEQACLNLQQHHSESETIMGLNSGFGYQNQQHSNENSINSLSFISEAANANVYKPSPSTQFHDHFPPELNSRTIIHTQDLCLSLQSFQDPVLDNDPSHVSPINFTEQAANSASAGLSDLSATDIEIGWFQRTMMSWNSDTSCHGGGEDCVFNSLPPQQSALQNQLLSHRGPLQSNNLPSVSAWTNPPIPPISINSVHHNRSALSSQTSPRFQIEEQEYNATSERSSSTCSPCHY; encoded by the coding sequence ATGCAAGGCCATTATGATCAGCATGtacaacaacaatcacaacccaATAGAGCACCACATGGAAGAACACGTTATACCCACCGAGCAAGAGCACTGAAGGAGAGGTCAAAGAGCACTAAAGGAGGAGAGGTTGTAGAAGTTAATGGAGGCCACATTGCACAAGCTATAGGAAGGAAAGACCGTCACAGCAAGGTAAGTACTTCAAAAGGTCCAAGAGATAGGAGACTCAGACTTGCTGCTCATACTGCTATACAATTCTATGATGTCCAAGATAGGCTTGGCTTTGACCGACCCAGTAAAGCCATTGATTGGCTAATGGAGAAGGCAAAAGCAGCTATTGAAGCACTTGCAACAGCTAACTCATCATCACTTCCAAATCAAAATTCTACTAGTGCCATGAACTCTGCTGAACAAGCTTGTTTAAATCTCCAGCAGCATCACAGTGAGTCAGAAACAATCATGGGTTTGAATTCTGGGTTTGGTTATCAAAATCAGCAGCATTCCAATGAGAACTCCATTAACAGTTTGAGCTTTATCTCAGAGGCTGCAAATGCTAATGTATACAAACCATCACCTTCAACTCAATTTCATGACCATTTCCCACCTGAACTAAATTCAAGAACTATCATCCACACACAAGATCTTTGCCTCTCACTTCAATCCTTTCAAGACCCAGTTCTTGATAATGATCCCAGCCATGTTAGTCCAATTAATTTCACTGAACAAGCTGCCAATTCTGCCTCAGCTGGTTTGTCAGATCTCAGTGCCACTGACATAGAGATTGGTTGGTTTCAAAGAACAATGATGTCTTGGAATTCTGACACAAGTTGTCATGGAGGAGGGGAAGATTGTGTCTTTAATTCCTTGCCACCACAACAATCTGCATTACAAAACCAGTTGTTATCTCACCGGGGACCCCTTCAGTCCAATAATTTGCCTTCAGTTTCTGCATGGACCAACCCACCAATCCCACCAATTTCCATTAATTCTGTTCACCATAATAGGTCAGCACTAAGCTCACAAACTTCACCAAGATTTCAGATTGAAGAGCAAGAGTACAATGCAACATCTGAGAGGTCATCCTCTACTTGCTCTCCTTGTCACTATTGA
- the LOC126726129 gene encoding protein IQ-DOMAIN 9 has protein sequence MGSGHWFKTIIGSKKGKRGSSKQVKGSSVSAKSTNPFKSKNHSWFANGANSRNHGLLGMPVEDIAATKIQTAFRAYMARKTLRRLKGAVRLQIIAQGYSVKKQATTTLIHLHSWSYIQTQIRARRLCMVTEGRLRQKKLENQLKLEAKLHGLEVEWCGGSETMEETLARIHQREDAAVKRERTMAYAFSHQWRANASQIHGLGNYELNKTNWGWSWLERWIAARPWESRVPAKSISPKKPQSRQSSKVGRNVIPLTPKTSVSVKLPLTNGKGTTKARRLSYPAGGKPPAQEESNKAEEANSKKEQLVS, from the exons ATGGGTTCTGGACATTGGTTTAAGACGATAATCGGCTCAAAGAAAGGGAAGCGCGGCagttcaaaacaagtaaag GGATCCTCAGTTTCTGCAAAATCAACAAATCCCTTTAAATCGAAGAATCACTCATGGTTTGCCAATGGCGCTAACAGTAGAAATCATGGGTTACTTGGGATGCCAGTTGAGGATATCGCTGCTACAAAGATTCAGACTGCATTCCGAGCTTACATG GCTAGGAAAACTTTACGTCGTTTGAAAGGAGCAGTAAGACTACAAATCATAGCCCAAGGTTATTCTGTTAAGAAGCAAGCTACAACAACATTGATCCATCTTCACTCTTGGAGCTATATACAGACCCAGATTAGAGCTCGCAGACTTTGCATGGTAACAGAAGGTCGGCTTAGACAGAAGAAACTTGAGAATCAACTGAAACTTGAGGCAAAACTTCATGGCCTAGAG GTGGAATGGTGTGGTGGCTCTGAAACGATGGAGGAAACTCTTGCAAGGATACATCAGAGAGAAGATGCAGCAGTTAAGCGGGAGCGAACCATGGCATATGCCTTTTCTCATCAG TGGAGGGCCAATGCTAGTCAGATCCATGGGCTGGGTAATTATGAACTTAATAAGACTAATTGGGGTTGGAGCTGGTTGGAACGCTGGATTGCTGCCCGCCCATGGGAAAGCCGTGTCCCTGCTAAGTCTATTAGCCCAAAGAAACCCCAGAGTAGGCAGTCTAGCAAGGTTGGTAGGAATGTAATTCCACTGACACCTAAAACATCTGTTTCGGTCAAACTTCCTTTAACCAATGGAAAGGGAACCACAAAGGCCCGGAGATTGTCTTACCCTGCTGGTGGAAAACCACCTGCACAAGAAGAGAGCAACAAAGCTGAAGAGGCAAACAGTAAGAAAGAACAGTTGGTTTCCTAG